In Pseudomonas oryzicola, one DNA window encodes the following:
- a CDS encoding GntR family transcriptional regulator, with product MAQKFKLSNVLASEQLLPHQARGVIEERLRSAILDGRLPPGTAVRQQELATLFGVSRMPVREALRQLEAQSLLKVEMHKGAVVAPLIGEDAVDTYALRVLLETEALRQSIPLLDASDIASAREYIQQLENETRHAEIGRLNRLLHMSLYNKAPNKKLLRLIEDELNQEERFLRFHLSSMGLGKLTQDDHNALVDAACAKQVEEAISVLEKHLNTAAGVIRKYLDTQLGR from the coding sequence GTGGCCCAGAAATTCAAATTGAGCAATGTGCTGGCCAGTGAGCAGCTGTTGCCGCACCAGGCCCGTGGCGTGATCGAAGAACGCCTGCGCAGTGCCATTCTTGACGGCCGCTTGCCTCCGGGTACTGCTGTACGGCAGCAGGAGCTAGCTACCTTGTTCGGTGTCAGCCGCATGCCTGTGCGCGAGGCGCTGCGCCAGCTCGAAGCTCAATCATTGCTGAAGGTGGAAATGCACAAGGGTGCGGTGGTTGCGCCATTGATTGGCGAAGACGCAGTGGATACCTATGCCCTGCGCGTGCTGCTCGAAACAGAGGCGCTGCGTCAGTCCATTCCGCTGCTCGATGCCAGCGACATCGCCAGCGCTCGGGAATATATCCAGCAGCTGGAAAACGAAACCCGGCATGCCGAAATCGGCCGTCTCAATCGCCTGTTGCACATGTCGTTGTACAACAAGGCGCCCAACAAGAAACTGCTGCGCCTGATCGAGGATGAACTGAACCAGGAAGAACGCTTTCTACGCTTTCATCTTTCATCCATGGGTTTGGGCAAGCTTACCCAGGACGATCACAACGCACTGGTCGATGCAGCCTGCGCCAAGCAAGTAGAAGAAGCGATATCGGTACTGGAAAAACACCTGAATACCGCAGCAGGGGTGATCCGCAAATACCTGGATACCCAGTTGGGGCGCTAG
- a CDS encoding sigma-70 family RNA polymerase sigma factor: MSSNDSLQTLYSNHHNWLHAWLRSKLGNAADAADLAQDTFVRLLQRREHLQLNTPRAFLRTVARGLVIDHWRREELHRAYLEALAHLPQANTPSAETQKLLLELLERIARMLDGLKPKVRRAFLLAQCEGLKHQAIADQMGISVRTVERYIADALYHCYLLRYADE, translated from the coding sequence ATGTCCAGCAACGATTCCTTGCAAACGCTCTACAGCAACCACCACAACTGGTTGCATGCCTGGCTGCGCAGCAAGCTGGGCAATGCCGCCGATGCCGCGGACCTGGCGCAGGATACCTTCGTGCGCTTGCTGCAACGTCGCGAACATCTGCAACTGAACACGCCACGTGCCTTCCTGCGGACGGTCGCGCGTGGGCTGGTAATCGATCACTGGCGGCGCGAGGAGCTGCACAGGGCCTATCTCGAGGCGCTCGCACACCTGCCACAAGCAAACACCCCCTCGGCCGAAACCCAGAAATTGCTGCTGGAGTTGCTGGAGCGCATCGCGCGCATGCTCGACGGCCTCAAACCCAAGGTACGCCGTGCCTTCCTGCTGGCCCAATGCGAGGGGCTGAAGCACCAGGCAATTGCCGATCAGATGGGAATCTCGGTGCGTACCGTGGAGCGCTATATCGCCGATGCGCTCTACCACTGCTACCTGTTGCGCTACGCAGACGAGTGA
- a CDS encoding FecR domain-containing protein has translation MSTGQPDATSVKQAIQWMLKLRESGHDPALQQQCAQWREARHEHEQAWQRLVHLHQELDMRAIPGAGLALQTLESSQRRLHRRQALKLLGGVAMVGSAAWLGAALDGTNTWTSDYATGTGERRSFRLPDGTSVQLNTRSAVDLVFNDGQNLIRLKQGEMMTTCGPQRPVLVQTRDALLEGLEGRFVARQDSDCTRVSVSHGRVAIHRPGKGAMQWIESGQNWRLDAQGAYRLEQVDMDAMAWTEGLIVTRDIRLIDFLAQVSRYRHGYLGCSNDIADLRLSGVFRLEDPEQLLLVLPRTLPVKLRQVTRWWVRVEGLV, from the coding sequence ATGAGCACCGGACAGCCTGATGCAACGTCGGTCAAGCAGGCCATCCAGTGGATGCTGAAGCTACGCGAAAGCGGGCACGACCCTGCCCTGCAGCAACAGTGCGCCCAATGGCGAGAAGCCCGCCACGAACATGAACAGGCTTGGCAACGGCTGGTACACCTGCACCAGGAGCTCGACATGCGCGCAATCCCTGGAGCCGGGCTGGCCCTGCAAACCCTGGAAAGCAGCCAGCGCCGCTTGCATCGCCGGCAGGCCCTGAAACTGCTTGGCGGGGTTGCGATGGTGGGCTCGGCGGCATGGCTGGGCGCAGCCCTTGATGGCACCAATACCTGGACATCGGACTATGCCACCGGCACAGGAGAACGACGCAGCTTCCGGCTTCCCGACGGAACGTCGGTGCAACTGAATACGCGCAGCGCAGTGGACCTGGTTTTCAATGACGGACAAAACCTGATCCGCCTGAAGCAAGGGGAAATGATGACTACCTGCGGCCCGCAGCGACCGGTTCTTGTACAAACACGCGACGCATTGCTGGAGGGGCTCGAAGGGCGCTTCGTGGCCCGGCAGGACAGCGACTGCACAAGGGTCAGTGTCAGCCATGGCAGGGTAGCGATACACCGGCCCGGCAAAGGCGCGATGCAGTGGATTGAAAGCGGTCAGAACTGGCGCCTGGATGCACAAGGGGCATATCGGCTCGAGCAGGTGGACATGGATGCGATGGCCTGGACTGAAGGGTTGATCGTCACCCGGGACATTCGCCTGATCGACTTTCTCGCGCAGGTCAGCCGTTATCGTCACGGTTATCTGGGCTGCAGCAATGACATCGCCGATTTGCGCCTGTCTGGTGTATTCCGCCTCGAAGACCCGGAGCAATTGTTGCTGGTGCTGCCACGGACGCTGCCGGTAAAGCTCCGGCAAGTCACCCGCTGGTGGGTGCGTGTCGAGGGGCTGGTCTGA